In Staphylococcus lloydii, the following proteins share a genomic window:
- a CDS encoding helix-turn-helix domain-containing protein — translation MNLYEKIKKLCSERGISIAHLERETGISNGQIKRWAKSSPSVENLKKVAKYFDVSLEFLADDNAKTTDPEMTEDIRIMQRAAQNMSEEDRKKAIKVFEAFFENWEDMTKDNKD, via the coding sequence TTGAACTTATACGAGAAAATAAAAAAACTTTGTAGCGAAAGAGGTATTTCGATTGCTCATTTAGAGCGTGAAACTGGAATTTCAAACGGGCAAATTAAACGCTGGGCTAAAAGTAGCCCAAGTGTTGAAAATTTAAAAAAGGTAGCAAAATACTTCGATGTTTCATTGGAGTTTCTAGCTGATGACAATGCCAAAACTACTGACCCAGAAATGACAGAAGATATACGCATTATGCAAAGAGCTGCGCAAAATATGAGTGAGGAAGATAGGAAGAAAGCTATTAAAGTTTTTGAGGCTTTCTTTGAAAATTGGGAAGATATGACAAAAGATAATAAGGATTAA
- a CDS encoding DUF2800 domain-containing protein, translating into MSNLDHSARAHAKLSASGAKQWLNCPPSIKASAGVVDTTTEFAQEGTFAHELSELYFSNLYEDLSDSDFEKQFEERKQSEYYSEELREHVEQYVNVVEETINEAKAQDEPILFFEHRLDLTRYVPESFGTGDVVIYYNGTVEVIDLKFGKGVEVSALNNPQLRLYGLGAYELLKDFEDIHTIKMKIVQPRLNDISSETVDADDLIEWGLNTVKPQALKAYNGQGEFKAGSHCRFCKIRHSCRARAEANNVKQDDMNAPATLSDDELAELLHKLPEIKRWAKDVEEYCREQAFENNRNFNGWKVVEGRASRKYVDDGQVYERLKAHYDPQEVTETKVLSISKLEKQLGKKKVTELLSDLVEKPQGKPTLVTEDDKREAIQNSAENDFTVFIEH; encoded by the coding sequence ATGAGTAACCTTGATCACTCAGCAAGAGCTCACGCCAAGCTAAGCGCAAGTGGAGCTAAGCAATGGCTGAATTGCCCTCCCAGCATTAAAGCAAGCGCGGGTGTGGTTGATACTACGACAGAGTTCGCTCAAGAGGGGACATTCGCTCATGAACTATCAGAGTTGTATTTCAGTAACTTATATGAAGATTTAAGCGACAGTGACTTTGAAAAGCAATTCGAGGAACGTAAGCAAAGCGAATACTACTCAGAAGAGCTGAGAGAACACGTTGAGCAGTACGTCAATGTCGTTGAGGAAACAATCAACGAGGCTAAAGCTCAAGACGAGCCCATATTGTTTTTTGAACACAGGCTCGACCTGACAAGATATGTACCCGAGTCATTCGGCACGGGCGACGTTGTTATCTATTACAACGGCACTGTTGAGGTCATAGACCTTAAATTCGGTAAAGGCGTCGAAGTGTCAGCGCTGAACAATCCACAATTGAGATTGTACGGGCTAGGAGCCTATGAGCTACTCAAAGACTTTGAGGATATACACACAATCAAAATGAAAATTGTACAGCCGAGATTGAACGACATATCAAGTGAAACAGTAGACGCTGATGACCTCATAGAATGGGGGCTTAACACAGTTAAACCTCAAGCGCTCAAAGCCTACAACGGACAAGGCGAGTTTAAAGCTGGTAGCCATTGTCGATTTTGTAAGATACGCCACTCATGCAGAGCAAGAGCCGAGGCAAACAACGTAAAGCAAGACGACATGAACGCACCAGCAACGCTAAGCGATGACGAGCTTGCTGAATTACTTCACAAATTGCCTGAAATAAAACGCTGGGCAAAAGACGTTGAAGAATATTGCAGAGAGCAAGCCTTTGAGAACAATCGCAATTTTAACGGCTGGAAAGTCGTAGAGGGCAGAGCAAGCCGTAAATATGTCGATGACGGTCAGGTTTACGAGCGACTTAAAGCACATTACGACCCTCAAGAAGTAACAGAAACTAAAGTATTAAGTATTTCAAAACTAGAGAAGCAACTCGGCAAAAAGAAAGTGACTGAGTTACTTAGCGATTTAGTAGAGAAGCCACAGGGCAAGCCTACGCTAGTAACTGAGGACGACAAACGAGAAGCTATTCAAAATAGCGCAGAAAATGACTTTACAGTCTTTATTGAACATTAA
- a CDS encoding DUF2815 family protein: protein MAEQLKTRVMIYARASYAHIFEPQAMNEGDEPKYNVSLIIDKNDEKSLNSIKKAVENAKQNGKEKFGGKIPANLTTPLRDGDTDREDDEAYQNAYFLNAKTKRKPQVLDMDGQRTDDSDEVYSGCYIRVTVNFYPYAVSGSKGIACGLGNIMKAKDGEPLSGGGAKAEDEFADFIDFDADLDDMFD, encoded by the coding sequence ATGGCAGAACAATTAAAAACACGAGTAATGATTTACGCAAGAGCGAGCTACGCACATATATTTGAGCCTCAAGCAATGAACGAGGGAGACGAGCCAAAATACAATGTGAGCTTAATTATCGACAAGAACGACGAGAAATCACTTAACAGCATTAAGAAAGCAGTAGAGAACGCTAAGCAGAACGGCAAAGAGAAGTTCGGAGGCAAGATACCAGCTAACCTTACAACACCTTTACGTGACGGCGACACAGATCGTGAGGACGATGAAGCATATCAAAACGCTTATTTCTTAAATGCTAAAACGAAACGTAAACCTCAAGTATTAGATATGGACGGACAACGCACAGACGACTCTGACGAGGTTTACAGTGGTTGCTACATTCGAGTAACAGTCAACTTCTACCCTTATGCAGTATCAGGCAGTAAAGGCATTGCATGTGGATTAGGTAACATCATGAAAGCAAAAGACGGCGAGCCATTAAGTGGTGGAGGCGCTAAAGCTGAGGACGAGTTCGCTGATTTTATCGACTTTGACGCTGACCTTGATGACATGTTCGACTAA
- a CDS encoding ImmA/IrrE family metallo-endopeptidase, with amino-acid sequence MNYEESQSFMFAVENAHQLISDVGFPVEINSLIKADPYVELFTFGEFARMTNIKRCEVFEIGQTDEAFHFKKGDKSVIVYNALKNIKRQRFTLAHEYGHIKLNHTGKSIYESATNTVSYSREEYEADVFASGLLFPLHKRYEYKGKSSYEIANKFNISFSAVKVSMRILERHIELGLETYLTKYRHRKSDSYINFLREFSS; translated from the coding sequence TTGAATTATGAAGAAAGTCAATCCTTTATGTTTGCCGTTGAGAACGCTCATCAGCTAATTAGTGATGTAGGTTTCCCTGTAGAAATCAATAGTCTAATCAAGGCTGACCCATATGTAGAATTATTTACCTTTGGCGAGTTTGCACGGATGACTAATATAAAAAGATGCGAGGTATTTGAAATAGGACAAACAGATGAGGCTTTCCATTTTAAAAAGGGCGATAAGTCTGTAATTGTCTACAACGCACTTAAAAACATAAAGCGTCAACGTTTCACTTTAGCTCACGAGTATGGTCACATCAAACTCAACCATACAGGCAAGTCAATTTATGAAAGTGCTACGAACACCGTTTCTTATTCTCGAGAGGAATATGAGGCTGATGTATTCGCAAGTGGTTTGTTGTTTCCATTGCACAAAAGATATGAGTATAAAGGGAAAAGCTCATATGAGATTGCCAATAAATTCAATATCAGTTTTAGTGCTGTAAAGGTATCTATGCGTATATTAGAAAGACATATTGAGTTAGGTCTTGAAACTTATCTTACTAAATATCGTCACAGAAAATCTGACAGCTATATTAATTTTTTAAGGGAATTTTCGAGTTAA
- a CDS encoding helix-turn-helix domain-containing protein codes for MEDFGAHVRSELEKRNISQRELAKDLDISAPYLSDILNNHRNAPLQKRKILTYLKKTRNLNAKEEK; via the coding sequence ATGGAAGATTTTGGGGCGCATGTTCGCAGTGAGTTAGAAAAACGAAACATATCTCAACGAGAGCTTGCAAAGGATTTAGATATTTCAGCGCCGTACTTGAGTGACATTCTGAATAACCACAGAAATGCGCCACTTCAAAAGCGTAAAATACTTACGTATTTGAAAAAGACGAGAAACCTAAATGCTAAGGAGGAAAAATAA
- a CDS encoding DNA polymerase, translating to MTVMHIDIETYSSYDIRKTGAYRYTEAPDFEILIIAFSIDGGEVRAIDMYDKDDKRYKQFKWHLLDPEVEKRAFNANFERVCLAKHFNTTMPADEWVCDMVDATRVGLPASLEKCAEVLEVEAQKDKSGKALIRYFSVPCKPTKVNGGRTRNLPEHDTEKWEQFISYCVKDVEAEMAIGDEIADFEVLPSEQLLWTIDQHINDRGVHIDEQLMLGAYELDKISKSSLQEQAKRLTGLDNPNSQQQLVGWFNEQGVELDNLRKATVDEYLEKTTGRAHKMLELRQQMSKTSVKKYDKMYNMACNDNRIRGMFQFYGAGTGRWAGRGVQMQNLTKHKMTDEELDIAREAIKKQDFEWLDLMLDYEYQDILSQLVRTTFTAQDGYKLAVSDFSAIEARVIAWLAGEQWRLDVFDTHGKIYEASASQMFGVPVESIGKGDPLRQKGKVAELALGYQGGAGALKSMGALDMGIEEDELKPLVDSWRKANPNIKKFWYNCQKSAIGVLEDGEPRYTNGLKFYLKQKHLLIELSSGRTLVYRNAELANNSWGATVIAFRGLDLNRKWTTVKTYGGKLVENIVQATARDALGVSMERLEAEGYKIVAHVHDEIILEVPDDGHDHLKDIEDIMSQPVVWADGLNLDSDGFVSPFYMKD from the coding sequence ATGACAGTAATGCACATTGATATTGAGACCTATTCAAGTTATGACATAAGAAAAACGGGCGCTTATCGCTATACCGAGGCGCCTGACTTTGAAATATTAATCATCGCATTTTCAATCGACGGTGGCGAAGTAAGAGCCATAGATATGTACGACAAAGACGACAAACGATATAAGCAGTTCAAATGGCATTTATTAGACCCTGAGGTCGAAAAGCGAGCATTTAACGCCAATTTCGAGCGTGTGTGCTTAGCCAAACACTTCAATACAACAATGCCAGCTGACGAGTGGGTTTGTGACATGGTCGACGCAACAAGGGTCGGCCTACCAGCCTCACTTGAGAAATGTGCAGAGGTGCTTGAAGTAGAAGCTCAAAAAGACAAATCAGGTAAAGCATTAATAAGATACTTTTCAGTGCCTTGTAAGCCAACAAAAGTAAATGGTGGCCGTACTCGTAACCTACCTGAACACGACACAGAGAAATGGGAGCAGTTCATTTCGTATTGCGTTAAAGACGTTGAGGCTGAAATGGCAATCGGCGACGAAATCGCAGACTTTGAGGTGTTGCCTAGTGAGCAGTTGCTATGGACGATAGACCAGCACATCAATGACAGAGGTGTTCATATCGACGAGCAACTAATGCTGGGAGCTTATGAGTTAGACAAAATAAGCAAATCATCATTACAAGAACAGGCTAAGAGGCTGACAGGCCTCGACAACCCAAACAGTCAACAACAGCTAGTGGGCTGGTTTAACGAACAGGGTGTTGAATTAGACAACTTGCGTAAGGCGACAGTTGACGAATACCTAGAAAAAACGACAGGTAGAGCGCACAAAATGTTAGAGCTACGCCAGCAAATGAGCAAAACCAGCGTTAAGAAATACGACAAGATGTATAACATGGCATGCAATGACAACCGTATTAGAGGCATGTTCCAGTTTTACGGTGCAGGTACAGGACGTTGGGCAGGGCGTGGCGTACAAATGCAAAACCTCACTAAGCACAAGATGACAGATGAAGAACTCGACATCGCTCGTGAGGCAATAAAAAAGCAAGATTTTGAATGGTTAGACCTTATGCTCGATTACGAGTACCAAGACATATTGAGCCAACTTGTTAGAACGACATTTACAGCTCAGGACGGCTACAAGTTAGCTGTTAGTGACTTCTCAGCCATTGAGGCACGTGTCATCGCATGGCTTGCAGGCGAACAATGGCGCCTTGATGTGTTCGACACTCACGGCAAGATATACGAGGCGTCAGCGTCTCAAATGTTCGGTGTACCTGTTGAGAGCATAGGCAAAGGCGACCCACTCAGACAAAAAGGCAAAGTGGCCGAGCTGGCGCTGGGCTATCAAGGAGGCGCAGGCGCCCTCAAATCAATGGGAGCCCTAGACATGGGCATTGAAGAGGACGAGCTCAAGCCTCTTGTCGATAGCTGGCGTAAAGCCAACCCAAACATCAAAAAGTTTTGGTATAACTGTCAGAAATCAGCTATTGGCGTACTAGAGGACGGCGAGCCTCGATACACAAACGGCCTTAAATTCTATTTAAAACAAAAGCACTTACTCATAGAGCTATCAAGTGGCAGAACATTGGTCTATAGAAATGCAGAACTAGCTAATAATAGTTGGGGCGCAACCGTCATAGCGTTTAGAGGCTTAGACCTCAACCGAAAATGGACGACAGTTAAAACCTACGGAGGCAAACTCGTCGAGAACATCGTACAGGCCACAGCTCGTGACGCATTAGGCGTTTCAATGGAACGACTAGAGGCAGAGGGCTACAAGATAGTGGCACATGTACACGATGAAATCATTCTCGAAGTGCCTGACGACGGCCACGACCATTTGAAAGATATAGAAGATATTATGAGCCAGCCTGTTGTATGGGCTGACGGTTTAAATCTAGATAGTGACGGCTTTGTTAGTCCGTTCTATATGAAAGACTAA